Proteins encoded within one genomic window of Anopheles gambiae chromosome 3, idAnoGambNW_F1_1, whole genome shotgun sequence:
- the LOC133394086 gene encoding glucose-6-phosphatase 3 isoform X1, which produces MKLYGYLLKREIYQIIYVQDVFSQYEDFLAAVTKAFDPKVLFLTVIPVVAGLSTTLYSKLLLSVLLTEYANTIVKWILAEDRPFWWLNETKEFSSLNRPKIYQNELTCEPSPGNPSGHLMTSTTYLFVIFSVLEEYLAKYGRFARVSLRFVYYSTLFFISISRMYFGCHFLHQCIFGILLGILMSKVCLSHRLEKYIAKQSGKRRVGFVVLICLAMLSLYWAQKLLGIDPQWAVKMAFKWCEDPFYLKPTTTLVFSAIRLTGSLLALAVVGPIQKAKPLNVKLSIPMVMAMMAFEWIALDFTPRNFGVVVYFLYSFLLYFLFTYAYLRWVPALAAGQDIRASRSERTKSKSN; this is translated from the exons ATGAAACTGTACGGTTATTTGTTAAAGCGTGAGATTTACCAAATCATTTACGTCCAGGATGT GTTTTCTCAGTATGAAGATTTTCTGGCAGCCGTTACGAAGGCGTTCGATCCGAAGGTGCTATTTCTTACCGTCATACCGGTCGTAGCTGGTCTCAGCACGACGCTCTATTCGAAATTGCTGCTCAGTGTATTGCTGACGGAGTACGCCAACACGATCGTCAAGTG GATACTCGCTGAAGATCGTCCCTTCTGGTGGCTGAACGAGACGAAGGAGTTTTCCTCCCTGAACCGTCCAAAGATTTATCAGAATGAGCTTACTTGCGAACCAAGCCCGGGTAATCCGTCCGGTCATTTGATGACCTCCACGACCTACCTATTTGTGATATTCTCAGTTCTAGAGGAATATTTAGC GAAGTACGGAAGGTTCGCCAGAGTGTCACTGCGCTTCGTCTACTACAGCACGCTGTTTTTCATATCGATTTCCCGCATGTACTTCGGATGCCATTTCCTTCATCAGTGCATCTTCGGTATCTTGCTGGGAATCCTTATGAGCAAGGTGTGTCTGTCCCATCGGCTTGAAAAATACATTGCGAAGCAGTCGGGCAAGCGAAGAGTGGGATTTGTAGTGCTGATATGCCTGGCGATGCTTTCCCTATACTGGGCTCAAAAGCTGTTGGGGATCGATCCGCAGTGGGCGGTGAAGATG GCTTTCAAGTGGTGTGAGGATCCGTTCTACTTGAAGCCAACCACAACACTAGTGTTTAGCGCAATTCGCCTTACTGGGTCACTACTGGCACTGGCGGTGGTAGGACCTATTCAAAA AGCTAAACCGCTCAACGTAAAACTAAGTATTCCTATGGTAATGGCAATGATGGCGTTCGAATGGATAGCATTGGACTTTACGCCGCGCAACTTCGGTGTGGTTGTGTACTTTTTATACAGCTTCCTGCTTTACTTCCTATTCACGTATGCCTATCTGCGCTGGGTACCGGCACTAGCGGCCGGCCAAGATATCCGTGCGTCGCGCAGCGAGAGAACCAAATCTAAATCGAACTAA
- the LOC133394086 gene encoding glucose-6-phosphatase 3 isoform X2 has protein sequence MCKFSQYEDFLAAVTKAFDPKVLFLTVIPVVAGLSTTLYSKLLLSVLLTEYANTIVKWILAEDRPFWWLNETKEFSSLNRPKIYQNELTCEPSPGNPSGHLMTSTTYLFVIFSVLEEYLAKYGRFARVSLRFVYYSTLFFISISRMYFGCHFLHQCIFGILLGILMSKVCLSHRLEKYIAKQSGKRRVGFVVLICLAMLSLYWAQKLLGIDPQWAVKMAFKWCEDPFYLKPTTTLVFSAIRLTGSLLALAVVGPIQKAKPLNVKLSIPMVMAMMAFEWIALDFTPRNFGVVVYFLYSFLLYFLFTYAYLRWVPALAAGQDIRASRSERTKSKSN, from the exons ATGTGTAA GTTTTCTCAGTATGAAGATTTTCTGGCAGCCGTTACGAAGGCGTTCGATCCGAAGGTGCTATTTCTTACCGTCATACCGGTCGTAGCTGGTCTCAGCACGACGCTCTATTCGAAATTGCTGCTCAGTGTATTGCTGACGGAGTACGCCAACACGATCGTCAAGTG GATACTCGCTGAAGATCGTCCCTTCTGGTGGCTGAACGAGACGAAGGAGTTTTCCTCCCTGAACCGTCCAAAGATTTATCAGAATGAGCTTACTTGCGAACCAAGCCCGGGTAATCCGTCCGGTCATTTGATGACCTCCACGACCTACCTATTTGTGATATTCTCAGTTCTAGAGGAATATTTAGC GAAGTACGGAAGGTTCGCCAGAGTGTCACTGCGCTTCGTCTACTACAGCACGCTGTTTTTCATATCGATTTCCCGCATGTACTTCGGATGCCATTTCCTTCATCAGTGCATCTTCGGTATCTTGCTGGGAATCCTTATGAGCAAGGTGTGTCTGTCCCATCGGCTTGAAAAATACATTGCGAAGCAGTCGGGCAAGCGAAGAGTGGGATTTGTAGTGCTGATATGCCTGGCGATGCTTTCCCTATACTGGGCTCAAAAGCTGTTGGGGATCGATCCGCAGTGGGCGGTGAAGATG GCTTTCAAGTGGTGTGAGGATCCGTTCTACTTGAAGCCAACCACAACACTAGTGTTTAGCGCAATTCGCCTTACTGGGTCACTACTGGCACTGGCGGTGGTAGGACCTATTCAAAA AGCTAAACCGCTCAACGTAAAACTAAGTATTCCTATGGTAATGGCAATGATGGCGTTCGAATGGATAGCATTGGACTTTACGCCGCGCAACTTCGGTGTGGTTGTGTACTTTTTATACAGCTTCCTGCTTTACTTCCTATTCACGTATGCCTATCTGCGCTGGGTACCGGCACTAGCGGCCGGCCAAGATATCCGTGCGTCGCGCAGCGAGAGAACCAAATCTAAATCGAACTAA
- the LOC5668204 gene encoding uncharacterized protein LOC5668204, protein MNNEELVLSNESGFQGDWKTIYHRDALLWASHEYDTDSIMKPLAQMVIGLANQFHLSPTIEFTTIDTLELLLVRAFQSWMQSPVTFPDTVEQQKDAFLRQLPMYVVAVFDIVAKYSNLGSKLDLAAMKRAAKVSVAIDTNMLTVEFEVIKILDSELRSSLLLGAFERFSKQYLLPLNIESKETIASIGVRLLRVAVAERALIYDSLKTSMKDMECFRRFKSNKLILAGAIILTVLYVIPAARHSSVLLNQVAVPLADDCCVQSTNLIYLRDAILRVIGGH, encoded by the exons ATGAATAACGAAGAGTTGGTGCTCAGCAATGAGTCCGGATTTCAAGGAGATTGGAAAACCATCTACCACCGGGACGCGCTGCTCTGGGCATCGCACGAATACGACACCGACTCCATCATGAAGCCGCTGGCGCAGATGGTCATTGGTCTCGCAAACCAATTCCATCTCTCACCAACGATAGAGTTCACCACGATCGATACgttggagctgctgctggtacgcGCCTTCCAGAGCTGGATGCAATCGCCCGTCACTTTCCCGGACACGGTCGAGCAGCAGAAAGACGCCTTTCTGCGGCAACTTCCGATGTACGTGGTGGCAGTGTTTGACATCGTCGCCAAGTACAGCAACCTCGGATCAAAGCTGGACCTGGCGGCTATGAAGCGAGCAGCCAAGGTGAGCGTTGCCATCGATACGAACATGCTTACGGTGGAGTTCGAAGTTATAAAGATTTTGGACAGCGAG CTACGATCGTCACTGTTGCTGGGTGCATTCGAACGGTTCTCCAAGCAGTACCTGCTGCCGCTAAACATTGAAAGCAAGGAAACGATTGCGAGTATTGGAGTTAGGCTGCTCCGGGTGGCCGTCGCTGAAAGAGCGCTCATCTATGACAG CCTGAAGACATCCATGAAGGATATGGAGTGTTTTCGCCGCTTCAAGTCCAACAAACTGATACTGGCGGGCGCTATCATCCTCACCGTGCTGTACGTAATACCAGCGGCGCGGCACAGCAGCGTGCTGCTCAACCAAGTCGCCGTACCGCTCGCTGACGACTGCTGCGTACAGTCCACGAATCTGATCTACCTGCGCGATGCAATATTGCGTGTCATTGGTGGCCACTGA